The following proteins come from a genomic window of Drosophila sulfurigaster albostrigata strain 15112-1811.04 chromosome X, ASM2355843v2, whole genome shotgun sequence:
- the LOC133847445 gene encoding mucin-5AC isoform X5, producing MMEQTLRKQTTTTSGPSLTGSGTGTGTGTGNGSGTGKGTGTGNGNSNSSSSSSSTVSSATCSANATTIVAKQRPPPLKTATTTVTTTLVSSNEGGQPLPMPHPSGAGGGSSGGGGGGNYRGTTTLTTPSTPRIELSRASSSSHHEEDSRESSPENVFEQTKRSSPHIFKFDDHQSYLQQHQRKDSASSEVAALLCISGRTSRISSVGSQGSAVSRLSAVSCVSRSPSPHRMLLETSFCGPKPMEPGSDGVLSGAASNASTAPSSAQSLGEATLAVEQLLLARTKHDPTQVVLAEGIQMQMQPATKTGTTARKTKQPPTTLANGERNSSSKAPTSSATQSSKMGAQRRSTKSPGQMVIGKTASGTEYIRINLRPDHMYSDKGIAANERVVEAPNQLTPVYSKGTQPKPPPASLCLQSGGLDDDQQHRLTPTASPKPGRHALRLTSRSPSPAAAAGGGGSVSRKSSFSSLFRLGGKDSPDSPRETSRSRSKSKERPSTALGHGSSGGSQNVTPSKQKSVLAIFKPGKRGSSAGSKSSSPIEGATEAPPPPPPAPGGAGRSRTPAPGSRPNSRLRYYDEPVEGYIHIPLHTPPEEREARTLLQGIQQLAAAPSPPPLLPTATPAVTSATATRIAAVAPNAAPAGAGAPITASQLAAAAAALKPVGQRKAVPAPPPRTQHDLDAIDTLPPQEELEQQQQRNWSLEVQRHSSSQESQDTLQSISSVVSARAANLAQVAENCNAEQLQRLPSVDSTQSACEPRLVQTVATVNAPIEDAVAKERRRLLFATRLGSGSQEQLFSTQFSISKTESQSSQLSEQVQLPDSTGSTGSDATNDGILQRQGTVIRRTDVPTGQVTAANTVRSSSEEDAEEQPVIVSAAAVVMRSKHKSCSNSEEESPGAAAATAAPQQAADVRHSRYLENFDVRKKYHENVTPRESNTPHVPQAQPPTQTQSQLPQGHGTVPRKPKRQSVPEVKPIASSQTPTTPIASELPVEVPPKPTTHPSTEEAMELDEEATPPTHVSNERDERRHSTDDHEPIESSESERDSDMAGSSSVATAVPVGAEAKRHHFPRNVCLIEEHESTGLVSQESFDDELPYVPTTLPEERAQGVPLIPMKERANMELKTCPVDRPRSTTPLNPSHLEEYCTGIMTPQESPHAAAGHELDIGGPVRGEKLRISLPRKDSTIKDKGQCSKSPRRVSNASGKSWFEFAEEGLRANNLERKDSNKQLLPAAPTTAATSTPTPAVATPQTPSSLEEPKPKSSTQRKLSGHWIDFENIPEKRKPAKRITTLPKETITTTTTAITSASSASASACASSHRTHHSHTHSHSHTGHQHHHHQSQQQQHQQSAGRQQDATAGGDKLHYNYVKPEDCQCECHEAERVESSVGERDKDTSTGTGTGTGTGSDSLASVDVELLQQGEDMLPLLEPETQPDTRIYSDEPLPPPRHSNKPTGSRVDEFPRRDAAQSSRNRKFPDRK from the exons ATGATGGAGCAAACGCTGCGCAAAcagacaacaacgacaagcgGTCCGAGTTTAACGGGATCCGGAACCGGCACCGGCACCGGCACCGGAAATGGCAGCGGGACAGGGAAagggacagggacagggaatgggaacagcaacagctcatCGTCCTCATCATCGACGGTGTCATCGGCCACCTGTTCAGCGAATGCGACAACAATCGTTGCCAAGCAACGGCCGCCGCCATTGAAAACGGCCACGACGACGGTGACAACGACGCTCGTGAGCAGCAATGAAGGCGGCCAGCCGCTGCCGATGCCCCATCCAAGCGGTGCAGGCGGTGGCAgcagcggtggcggtggcggtggcaattATCGTGGCACCACAACGCTAACGACACCGTCGACGCCGCGCATCGAGTTGAGCCGGGCGTCGAGTTCATCGCATCACGAGGAGGACAGCCGGGAAAGCAGTCCGGAGAATGTCTTCGAGCAg ACGAAACGCTCCTCGCCGCACATCTTCAAGTTTGACGATCACCAGAGCTATCTGCAACAGCACCAACGAAAAGATTCCGCCAGCTCCGAGGTGGCCGCCCTGCTCTGCATCTCGGGACGCACCAGTCGCATCTCAAGCGTCGGCAGCCAAGGCTCCGCAGTCAGTCGCCTCTCCGCCGTGTCGTGTGTGTCACGCTCACCGTCACCGCATCGCATGCTGCTCGAAACATCGTTTTGCGGTCCCAAGCCCATGGAACCGGGCAGCGATGGTGTGCTAAGTGGTGCTGCGAGCAATGCTTCAACAGCGCCCAGTTCAGCGCAAAGCCTGGGCGAAGCAACGCTGGCGGTGGAACAATTGCTGTTGGCACGCACCAAACACGATCCCACGCAGGTGGTATTGGCCGAGGGCATACAGATGCAAATGCAGCCAGCGACCAAGACGGGCACCACAGCACGCAAAACGAAGCAGCCGCCCACAACGCTGGCCAACGGGgaacgcaacagcagcagcaaggcgCCCACAAGCAGCGCAACGCAGTCCAGCAAGATGGGCGCCCAGCGACGTAGTACCAAAAGTCCCGGACAAATGGTCATAGGGAAGACGGCCAGCGGGACCGAGTACATACGCATTAATCTGCGACCCGATCACATGTACAGCGACAAGGGAATTGCGGCCAACGAGCGTGTGGTGGAGGCGCCCAATCAACTGACGCCCGTCTACTCGAAGGGCACACAACCCAAACCGCCGCCCGCATCGTTGTGCCTGCAGAGCGGCGGTCTAGACGATGATCAGCAGCACCGTCTGACGCCCACCGCAAGTCCGAAACCTGGACGTCATGCGTTGCGTCTGACAAGTCGATCGCCCTCACCCGCTGCAGCCGCCGGCGGTGGAGGTTCTGTGTCACGCAAAAGCTCATTCAGTTCGCTATTCCGACTGGGGGGCAAGGATTCACCCGACTCACCACGGGAAACGTCACGTTCGCGCAGCAAGAGCAAAGAACGTCCCTCGACCGCATTGGGACACGGTTCGAGTGGCGGTTCACAGAACGTGACGCCCAGCAAACAGAAGTCAGTGCTGGCGATCTTCAAGCCGGGCAAACGTGGCAGCAGCGCTGGCTCCAAGAGTTCATCACCGATTGAGGGCGCCACCGAggcgccaccgccgccgccaccagcGCCCGGAGGCGCCGGACGCAGTCGGACACCGGCGCCCGGCTCGCGACCGAATAGTCGGCTGCGCTACTACGACGAACCCGTCGAGGGTTACATCCATATACCCTTGCACACGCCTCCGGAAGAACGTGAGGCACGCACCCTGCTCCAGGGCATACAACAGCTGGCGGCAGCGCCATCGCCACCACCGCTATTACCCACAGCAACACCGGCAGTCACAAGTGCCACAGCTACGCGCATCGCAGCTGTGGCACCGAATGCGGCACCCGCGGGCGCCGGAGCTCCCATCACAGCCAGTCAGCTGGCGGCCGCTGCGGCCGCTCTCAAACCCGTGGGACAACGGAAGGCAGTGCCAGCGCCACCGCCTCGCACACAACACGATCTGGATGCCATCGATACGCTGCCACCGCAGGAGGAGCtcgaacaacagcagcagcgcaacTGGAGCCTGGAGGTGCAACGGCATAGCTCGTCCCAAGAATCGCAGGACACGCTGCAATCGATTAGTTCGGTGGTTAGCGCACGTGCCGCAAATCTGGCTCAGGTGGCGGAAAATTGCAATGCAGAGCAATTGCAACGACTGCCGTCGGTGGACAGCACACAGAGCGCGTGTGAACCGCGTCTCGTGCAAACGGTGGCCACGGTGAATGCACCCATCGAGGATGCGGTGGCCAAGGAGCGACGACGTCTGTTGTTTGCCACACGTCTGGGCTCGGGCAGCCAGGAACAATTGTTTAGCACACAGTTTAGCATCTCAAAGACGGAGAGTCAGTCCAGTCAGTTATCCGAGCAGGTTCAATTGCCAGACTCCACTGGTTCGACCGGCTCCGATGCGACTAACGACGGCATCCTGCAACGTCAGGGCACCGTCATTCGACGCACAGATGTCCCGACCGGCCAGGTGACTGCTGCGAACACTGTGCGCTCTAGTTCCGAGGAGGATGCGGAAGAGCAACCGGTCATTGtgagtgctgctgctgttgtcatgCGCAGCAAGCACAAATCGTGCTCCAACTCCGAGGAGGAATCACCgggagcagcggcagcaacagctgctccACAACAGGCGGCCGATGTGCGACACTCGCGCTATCTAGAGAACTTTGATGTGCGCAAAAAGTATCACGAGAATGTGACGCCACGGGAGTCCAACACGCCACACGTCCCTCAAGCCCAACCTCCAACTCAGACACAGTCACAGTTGCCACAGGGACATGGCACCGTGCCACGCAAGCCCAAGCGACAGAGTGTGCCGGAAGTGAAAC CAATTGCCAGCAGTCAGACGCCCACGACGCCCATTGCGAGTGAACTGCCCGTGGAAGTACCCCCCAAGCCAACAACGCACCCATCGACTGAGGAAGCGATGGAACTGGACGAGGAGGCGACGCCACCAACGCATGTCAGCAACGAACGTGACGAACGACGCCATTCAACGGATGATCACGAACCCATTGAGTCGTCGGAGAGTGAACGTGACTCGGACATGGCGGGCAGCTCGTCAGTGGCAACCGCAGTTCCTGTGGGCGCCGAAGCGAAACGTCATCACTTTCCGCGCAACGTTTGCCTGATCGAGGAGCACGAAAGCACCGGTCTGGTGTCACAGGAATCGTTCGACGATGAGCTACCCTATGTGCCCACCACACTGCCGGAGGAGCGAGCTCAGGGCGTGCCTCTGATACCGATGAAGGAGCGCGCCAATATGGAGCTAAAGACATGTCCCGTGGATCGGCCGCGTTCCACAACGCCGCTGAATCCCTCCCATCTAGAGGAATATTGCACCGGCATTATGACGCCACAGGAATCGCCACACGCGGCTGCCGGTCACGAGCTGGACATTGGCGGTCCGGTGCGGGGCGAGAAGTTGCGCATCAGTTTGCCACGCAAGGACTCGACGATCAAGGACAAGGGACAATGCAGCAAGTCGCCACGACGCGTCTCCAATGCCAGCGGAAAGTCGTGGTTCGAGTTTGCCGAGGAAGGACTGCGTGCCAATAATCTGGAGCGCAAGGACTCCAACAAACAACTGCTGCCAGCTGCACCAACCACGGCAGCCACAtcaacgccaacgccagcgGTGGCCACGCCGCAAACGCCCTCAAGTCTGGAAGAACCGAAGCCGAAGTCATCGACGCAACGCAAACTGTCCGGCCACTGGATTGACTTTGAGAACATACCGGAGAAACGTAAACCCGCCAAGCGCATTACCACGCTGCCCAAGGAGACaataaccacaacaaccacgGCCATCACAAGCGCCTCGTCAGCCTCGGCCTCGGCGTGTGCCAGCTCCCATCGCACGCatcacagtcacacacacagccacagtCATACTGGCCATCAGCATCACCATCatcagtcgcagcagcagcaacatcagcagtcGGCAGGACGTCAACAGGATGCAACTGCTGGCGGTGATAAACTGCACTACAACTACGTGAAACCCGAGGATTGCCAGTGCGAATGCCATGAGGCGGAACGCGTTGAATCGTCGGTGGGTGAACGGGATAAGGACACGAGCACAGGCACAGGAACCGGCACGGGCACAGGCAGCGATTCCCTGGCCTCGGTGGATGTGGAGCTGCTTCAGCAGGGCGAGGATATGTTGCCGCTACTCGAGCCTGAAACGCAGCCAGACACGAG AATTTACTCGGATGAgccgctgccaccgccacGTCACAGCAACAAACCTACTGGCTCCAGG GTGGATGAGTTCCCTCGACGCGATGCCGCACAGAGTTCCAGAAATCGCAAATTTCCCGATAGAAAGtaa
- the LOC133847445 gene encoding nascent polypeptide-associated complex subunit alpha, muscle-specific form isoform X2: MMEQTLRKQTTTTSGPSLTGSGTGTGTGTGNGSGTGKGTGTGNGNSNSSSSSSSTVSSATCSANATTIVAKQRPPPLKTATTTVTTTLVSSNEGGQPLPMPHPSGAGGGSSGGGGGGNYRGTTTLTTPSTPRIELSRASSSSHHEEDSRESSPENVFEQVGTGTLQETIGLGFREEGALELRSSTEELYFMDPEQKKEEQERLQQQQQQQQQQQQTKRSSPHIFKFDDHQSYLQQHQRKDSASSEVAALLCISGRTSRISSVGSQGSAVSRLSAVSCVSRSPSPHRMLLETSFCGPKPMEPGSDGVLSGAASNASTAPSSAQSLGEATLAVEQLLLARTKHDPTQVVLAEGIQMQMQPATKTGTTARKTKQPPTTLANGERNSSSKAPTSSATQSSKMGAQRRSTKSPGQMVIGKTASGTEYIRINLRPDHMYSDKGIAANERVVEAPNQLTPVYSKGTQPKPPPASLCLQSGGLDDDQQHRLTPTASPKPGRHALRLTSRSPSPAAAAGGGGSVSRKSSFSSLFRLGGKDSPDSPRETSRSRSKSKERPSTALGHGSSGGSQNVTPSKQKSVLAIFKPGKRGSSAGSKSSSPIEGATEAPPPPPPAPGGAGRSRTPAPGSRPNSRLRYYDEPVEGYIHIPLHTPPEEREARTLLQGIQQLAAAPSPPPLLPTATPAVTSATATRIAAVAPNAAPAGAGAPITASQLAAAAAALKPVGQRKAVPAPPPRTQHDLDAIDTLPPQEELEQQQQRNWSLEVQRHSSSQESQDTLQSISSVVSARAANLAQVAENCNAEQLQRLPSVDSTQSACEPRLVQTVATVNAPIEDAVAKERRRLLFATRLGSGSQEQLFSTQFSISKTESQSSQLSEQVQLPDSTGSTGSDATNDGILQRQGTVIRRTDVPTGQVTAANTVRSSSEEDAEEQPVIVSAAAVVMRSKHKSCSNSEEESPGAAAATAAPQQAADVRHSRYLENFDVRKKYHENVTPRESNTPHVPQAQPPTQTQSQLPQGHGTVPRKPKRQSVPEVKPIASSQTPTTPIASELPVEVPPKPTTHPSTEEAMELDEEATPPTHVSNERDERRHSTDDHEPIESSESERDSDMAGSSSVATAVPVGAEAKRHHFPRNVCLIEEHESTGLVSQESFDDELPYVPTTLPEERAQGVPLIPMKERANMELKTCPVDRPRSTTPLNPSHLEEYCTGIMTPQESPHAAAGHELDIGGPVRGEKLRISLPRKDSTIKDKGQCSKSPRRVSNASGKSWFEFAEEGLRANNLERKDSNKQLLPAAPTTAATSTPTPAVATPQTPSSLEEPKPKSSTQRKLSGHWIDFENIPEKRKPAKRITTLPKETITTTTTAITSASSASASACASSHRTHHSHTHSHSHTGHQHHHHQSQQQQHQQSAGRQQDATAGGDKLHYNYVKPEDCQCECHEAERVESSVGERDKDTSTGTGTGTGTGSDSLASVDVELLQQGEDMLPLLEPETQPDTRIYSDEPLPPPRHSNKPTGSRVDEFPRRDAAQSSRNRKFPDRK, encoded by the exons ATGATGGAGCAAACGCTGCGCAAAcagacaacaacgacaagcgGTCCGAGTTTAACGGGATCCGGAACCGGCACCGGCACCGGCACCGGAAATGGCAGCGGGACAGGGAAagggacagggacagggaatgggaacagcaacagctcatCGTCCTCATCATCGACGGTGTCATCGGCCACCTGTTCAGCGAATGCGACAACAATCGTTGCCAAGCAACGGCCGCCGCCATTGAAAACGGCCACGACGACGGTGACAACGACGCTCGTGAGCAGCAATGAAGGCGGCCAGCCGCTGCCGATGCCCCATCCAAGCGGTGCAGGCGGTGGCAgcagcggtggcggtggcggtggcaattATCGTGGCACCACAACGCTAACGACACCGTCGACGCCGCGCATCGAGTTGAGCCGGGCGTCGAGTTCATCGCATCACGAGGAGGACAGCCGGGAAAGCAGTCCGGAGAATGTCTTCGAGCAg GTCGGCACTGGCACCCTACAGGAAACCATTGGTCTCGGTTTTCGCGAAGAGGGCGCCCTCGAGCTACGCAGCTCCACCGAGGAGCTCTATTTCATGGATCCCGAGCAAAAGAAAGAGGAGCAAGAGcgcctccagcagcagcagcagcaacagcagcagcaacaacag ACGAAACGCTCCTCGCCGCACATCTTCAAGTTTGACGATCACCAGAGCTATCTGCAACAGCACCAACGAAAAGATTCCGCCAGCTCCGAGGTGGCCGCCCTGCTCTGCATCTCGGGACGCACCAGTCGCATCTCAAGCGTCGGCAGCCAAGGCTCCGCAGTCAGTCGCCTCTCCGCCGTGTCGTGTGTGTCACGCTCACCGTCACCGCATCGCATGCTGCTCGAAACATCGTTTTGCGGTCCCAAGCCCATGGAACCGGGCAGCGATGGTGTGCTAAGTGGTGCTGCGAGCAATGCTTCAACAGCGCCCAGTTCAGCGCAAAGCCTGGGCGAAGCAACGCTGGCGGTGGAACAATTGCTGTTGGCACGCACCAAACACGATCCCACGCAGGTGGTATTGGCCGAGGGCATACAGATGCAAATGCAGCCAGCGACCAAGACGGGCACCACAGCACGCAAAACGAAGCAGCCGCCCACAACGCTGGCCAACGGGgaacgcaacagcagcagcaaggcgCCCACAAGCAGCGCAACGCAGTCCAGCAAGATGGGCGCCCAGCGACGTAGTACCAAAAGTCCCGGACAAATGGTCATAGGGAAGACGGCCAGCGGGACCGAGTACATACGCATTAATCTGCGACCCGATCACATGTACAGCGACAAGGGAATTGCGGCCAACGAGCGTGTGGTGGAGGCGCCCAATCAACTGACGCCCGTCTACTCGAAGGGCACACAACCCAAACCGCCGCCCGCATCGTTGTGCCTGCAGAGCGGCGGTCTAGACGATGATCAGCAGCACCGTCTGACGCCCACCGCAAGTCCGAAACCTGGACGTCATGCGTTGCGTCTGACAAGTCGATCGCCCTCACCCGCTGCAGCCGCCGGCGGTGGAGGTTCTGTGTCACGCAAAAGCTCATTCAGTTCGCTATTCCGACTGGGGGGCAAGGATTCACCCGACTCACCACGGGAAACGTCACGTTCGCGCAGCAAGAGCAAAGAACGTCCCTCGACCGCATTGGGACACGGTTCGAGTGGCGGTTCACAGAACGTGACGCCCAGCAAACAGAAGTCAGTGCTGGCGATCTTCAAGCCGGGCAAACGTGGCAGCAGCGCTGGCTCCAAGAGTTCATCACCGATTGAGGGCGCCACCGAggcgccaccgccgccgccaccagcGCCCGGAGGCGCCGGACGCAGTCGGACACCGGCGCCCGGCTCGCGACCGAATAGTCGGCTGCGCTACTACGACGAACCCGTCGAGGGTTACATCCATATACCCTTGCACACGCCTCCGGAAGAACGTGAGGCACGCACCCTGCTCCAGGGCATACAACAGCTGGCGGCAGCGCCATCGCCACCACCGCTATTACCCACAGCAACACCGGCAGTCACAAGTGCCACAGCTACGCGCATCGCAGCTGTGGCACCGAATGCGGCACCCGCGGGCGCCGGAGCTCCCATCACAGCCAGTCAGCTGGCGGCCGCTGCGGCCGCTCTCAAACCCGTGGGACAACGGAAGGCAGTGCCAGCGCCACCGCCTCGCACACAACACGATCTGGATGCCATCGATACGCTGCCACCGCAGGAGGAGCtcgaacaacagcagcagcgcaacTGGAGCCTGGAGGTGCAACGGCATAGCTCGTCCCAAGAATCGCAGGACACGCTGCAATCGATTAGTTCGGTGGTTAGCGCACGTGCCGCAAATCTGGCTCAGGTGGCGGAAAATTGCAATGCAGAGCAATTGCAACGACTGCCGTCGGTGGACAGCACACAGAGCGCGTGTGAACCGCGTCTCGTGCAAACGGTGGCCACGGTGAATGCACCCATCGAGGATGCGGTGGCCAAGGAGCGACGACGTCTGTTGTTTGCCACACGTCTGGGCTCGGGCAGCCAGGAACAATTGTTTAGCACACAGTTTAGCATCTCAAAGACGGAGAGTCAGTCCAGTCAGTTATCCGAGCAGGTTCAATTGCCAGACTCCACTGGTTCGACCGGCTCCGATGCGACTAACGACGGCATCCTGCAACGTCAGGGCACCGTCATTCGACGCACAGATGTCCCGACCGGCCAGGTGACTGCTGCGAACACTGTGCGCTCTAGTTCCGAGGAGGATGCGGAAGAGCAACCGGTCATTGtgagtgctgctgctgttgtcatgCGCAGCAAGCACAAATCGTGCTCCAACTCCGAGGAGGAATCACCgggagcagcggcagcaacagctgctccACAACAGGCGGCCGATGTGCGACACTCGCGCTATCTAGAGAACTTTGATGTGCGCAAAAAGTATCACGAGAATGTGACGCCACGGGAGTCCAACACGCCACACGTCCCTCAAGCCCAACCTCCAACTCAGACACAGTCACAGTTGCCACAGGGACATGGCACCGTGCCACGCAAGCCCAAGCGACAGAGTGTGCCGGAAGTGAAAC CAATTGCCAGCAGTCAGACGCCCACGACGCCCATTGCGAGTGAACTGCCCGTGGAAGTACCCCCCAAGCCAACAACGCACCCATCGACTGAGGAAGCGATGGAACTGGACGAGGAGGCGACGCCACCAACGCATGTCAGCAACGAACGTGACGAACGACGCCATTCAACGGATGATCACGAACCCATTGAGTCGTCGGAGAGTGAACGTGACTCGGACATGGCGGGCAGCTCGTCAGTGGCAACCGCAGTTCCTGTGGGCGCCGAAGCGAAACGTCATCACTTTCCGCGCAACGTTTGCCTGATCGAGGAGCACGAAAGCACCGGTCTGGTGTCACAGGAATCGTTCGACGATGAGCTACCCTATGTGCCCACCACACTGCCGGAGGAGCGAGCTCAGGGCGTGCCTCTGATACCGATGAAGGAGCGCGCCAATATGGAGCTAAAGACATGTCCCGTGGATCGGCCGCGTTCCACAACGCCGCTGAATCCCTCCCATCTAGAGGAATATTGCACCGGCATTATGACGCCACAGGAATCGCCACACGCGGCTGCCGGTCACGAGCTGGACATTGGCGGTCCGGTGCGGGGCGAGAAGTTGCGCATCAGTTTGCCACGCAAGGACTCGACGATCAAGGACAAGGGACAATGCAGCAAGTCGCCACGACGCGTCTCCAATGCCAGCGGAAAGTCGTGGTTCGAGTTTGCCGAGGAAGGACTGCGTGCCAATAATCTGGAGCGCAAGGACTCCAACAAACAACTGCTGCCAGCTGCACCAACCACGGCAGCCACAtcaacgccaacgccagcgGTGGCCACGCCGCAAACGCCCTCAAGTCTGGAAGAACCGAAGCCGAAGTCATCGACGCAACGCAAACTGTCCGGCCACTGGATTGACTTTGAGAACATACCGGAGAAACGTAAACCCGCCAAGCGCATTACCACGCTGCCCAAGGAGACaataaccacaacaaccacgGCCATCACAAGCGCCTCGTCAGCCTCGGCCTCGGCGTGTGCCAGCTCCCATCGCACGCatcacagtcacacacacagccacagtCATACTGGCCATCAGCATCACCATCatcagtcgcagcagcagcaacatcagcagtcGGCAGGACGTCAACAGGATGCAACTGCTGGCGGTGATAAACTGCACTACAACTACGTGAAACCCGAGGATTGCCAGTGCGAATGCCATGAGGCGGAACGCGTTGAATCGTCGGTGGGTGAACGGGATAAGGACACGAGCACAGGCACAGGAACCGGCACGGGCACAGGCAGCGATTCCCTGGCCTCGGTGGATGTGGAGCTGCTTCAGCAGGGCGAGGATATGTTGCCGCTACTCGAGCCTGAAACGCAGCCAGACACGAG AATTTACTCGGATGAgccgctgccaccgccacGTCACAGCAACAAACCTACTGGCTCCAGG GTGGATGAGTTCCCTCGACGCGATGCCGCACAGAGTTCCAGAAATCGCAAATTTCCCGATAGAAAGtaa